A window of the Candidatus Aegiribacteria sp. genome harbors these coding sequences:
- a CDS encoding type II toxin-antitoxin system Phd/YefM family antitoxin produces the protein MEQVLSRCSASISELKKNPTALLNEAEGSPITILNHNIPTAYLIPAETYEWLMDRLEDAELAQIVINRAHEKENSIEIEIDDL, from the coding sequence ATGGAACAAGTTCTCTCAAGGTGTTCTGCAAGCATCTCAGAACTAAAGAAAAATCCAACTGCGCTACTAAATGAAGCAGAAGGCTCACCAATTACCATTCTGAATCATAATATACCTACTGCATATCTTATTCCAGCAGAAACTTACGAGTGGCTCATGGATAGGCTTGAGGACGCTGAATTGGCTCAGATCGTAATAAATCGTGCACATGAGAAAGAAAACTCCATAGAAATTGAAATTGATGATCTATAA
- a CDS encoding type II toxin-antitoxin system RelE/ParE family toxin has protein sequence MIYKVKFLPSALKEWKKLAPPTQTQFKKKLKERILHPRIPSSQLRGFKNVYKIKLRAVGYRLVYEVNDEEIFIYVIAIGKRERGLVYTKAKKRK, from the coding sequence ATGATCTATAAGGTCAAATTTCTACCAAGTGCACTGAAAGAGTGGAAAAAGCTCGCTCCTCCTACTCAAACACAGTTCAAGAAAAAGCTGAAAGAAAGAATATTGCATCCACGTATTCCGAGTAGCCAGTTACGAGGTTTCAAGAATGTATATAAAATAAAATTGCGCGCAGTAGGTTATCGGCTTGTCTATGAAGTAAATGATGAGGAAATATTTATTTACGTTATTGCCATCGGAAAAAGAGAACGAGGTTTAGTGTACACCAAGGCAAAGAAGAGAAAATAG